One genomic segment of Pseudomonas fortuita includes these proteins:
- a CDS encoding DUF5943 domain-containing protein — protein sequence MAKIAPQLPIEVDSETGVWTSDALPMLYVPRHFFVNNHMGIEEVLGADAYAEILYKAGYKSAWHWCEKEAECHGLEGVAVFEHYMKRLSQRGWGLFEIQDIDLDKGTCSVKLKHSAFVYVYGKCGRKVDYMFTGWFAGAMDQILAARGSSIRTVAEQVYGGSEEGHEDGLFVTKPL from the coding sequence ATGGCCAAGATCGCCCCGCAATTGCCAATCGAAGTCGACAGCGAAACCGGTGTCTGGACCAGCGACGCCTTGCCGATGCTGTACGTGCCGCGCCACTTCTTCGTCAACAACCACATGGGCATCGAGGAAGTGCTGGGCGCCGACGCCTATGCCGAGATCCTCTACAAGGCCGGCTACAAGTCCGCCTGGCACTGGTGTGAAAAAGAAGCCGAGTGCCATGGCCTGGAAGGCGTGGCGGTGTTCGAGCACTACATGAAGCGCCTGAGCCAGCGTGGCTGGGGCCTGTTCGAGATCCAGGACATCGACCTGGACAAAGGCACCTGCAGCGTCAAGCTCAAGCACTCGGCGTTCGTGTACGTGTACGGCAAGTGTGGCCGCAAGGTCGACTACATGTTCACCGGCTGGTTCGCCGGCGCAATGGACCAGATTCTCGCTGCCCGCGGCAGCTCGATCCGCACCGTGGCCGAACAGGTCTACGGCGGGTCGGAAGAAGGCCACGAAGATGGCCTGTTCGTTACAAAGCCGTTGTAA
- a CDS encoding dipeptidase yields the protein MSPAELHADSIVIDGLIIAKWNRELFEDMRKGGLTAANCTVSVWEGFKATVDNIASSQKLIRDNSDLVMPVRTTADIRKAKELGKTGILFGFQNAHAFEDQIAYVDVFKQLGVGIVQMCYNTQNLVGTGCYERDGGLSGFGREIVAEMNRVGIMCDLSHVGSKTSEEVILESKKPVCYSHCLPSGLKEHPRNKSDEELKFIADHGGFVGVTMFAPFLAKGIDSTIDDYAEAIEYTMNIVGEDAIGIGTDFTQGHGQDFFEYLTHDKGYARRLTNFGKIINPLGIRTVGEFPNLTETLLKRGHSERVVRKIMGENWVNVLKDVWGE from the coding sequence ATGAGCCCAGCCGAACTTCACGCCGACAGCATCGTCATCGACGGCCTGATCATTGCCAAATGGAACCGCGAGCTGTTCGAGGACATGCGCAAAGGCGGGCTGACTGCGGCCAACTGCACGGTGTCGGTCTGGGAAGGGTTCAAGGCTACCGTCGACAACATTGCCTCCAGCCAGAAGCTGATCCGCGACAACAGCGACCTGGTGATGCCGGTGCGCACCACCGCCGACATCCGCAAGGCCAAGGAGCTGGGCAAGACTGGCATCCTGTTCGGCTTCCAGAACGCCCATGCGTTCGAAGACCAGATCGCTTACGTTGACGTGTTCAAGCAGCTGGGCGTAGGCATCGTGCAGATGTGTTACAACACCCAGAACCTGGTGGGCACCGGCTGCTACGAGCGTGACGGCGGGCTGTCGGGCTTCGGCCGCGAAATCGTCGCGGAAATGAACCGCGTCGGCATCATGTGCGACCTGTCCCACGTCGGCTCCAAGACTTCCGAAGAGGTCATCCTCGAATCGAAAAAGCCGGTGTGCTACTCGCACTGCCTGCCATCGGGCCTGAAAGAGCACCCGCGCAACAAGTCGGATGAAGAGCTGAAGTTCATCGCCGACCACGGCGGCTTCGTCGGCGTGACCATGTTCGCGCCGTTCCTGGCCAAAGGCATCGACTCCACCATCGACGACTACGCCGAAGCCATTGAGTACACCATGAACATTGTCGGTGAAGACGCCATCGGTATCGGTACCGACTTCACCCAGGGCCACGGCCAGGACTTCTTCGAGTACCTGACCCACGACAAGGGCTACGCCCGCCGCCTCACCAACTTCGGCAAGATCATCAACCCGCTGGGCATCCGCACCGTGGGCGAATTCCCCAACCTCACCGAAACCTTGCTCAAGCGCGGCCATTCCGAGCGTGTGGTGCGCAAGATCATGGGCGAGAACTGGGTCAACGTCCTCAAGGACGTCTGGGGCGAGTAA
- a CDS encoding lysozyme inhibitor LprI family protein produces MKSLAWLVLLAVVSGAHAGEEESTPCDNVETDQQTYACAAFNKQTAERELKSAYDDLIQRIRDQYADEGDQATALIGRMDAAEKLWMQLRDADCKVETYAEKAGSKAFQAAWDTCVAQRSDDRSEYLQSIGQQ; encoded by the coding sequence ATGAAATCATTGGCATGGCTGGTATTGCTGGCCGTCGTATCGGGCGCCCACGCCGGGGAGGAAGAAAGCACCCCGTGCGACAACGTCGAGACCGACCAGCAGACCTACGCCTGCGCGGCGTTCAACAAGCAGACGGCAGAGCGGGAGCTGAAGTCGGCTTACGATGACTTGATCCAGCGCATTCGCGATCAATATGCCGACGAAGGCGACCAGGCCACTGCCCTGATCGGGCGCATGGACGCGGCAGAGAAGCTGTGGATGCAACTGCGCGATGCTGATTGCAAGGTCGAGACCTATGCCGAAAAGGCGGGGAGCAAGGCATTCCAGGCGGCCTGGGATACCTGCGTGGCCCAGCGCAGTGATGACCGGTCGGAGTATTTGCAGTCCATTGGCCAGCAGTAA
- a CDS encoding GlxA family transcriptional regulator produces MLQTIHFLLLPGFSAMGFISALEPLRVANRFKGPSYRWQVLSLDGGAVQASNGMSVNADAALAAGEPAGILLIVAGFDPLACYGPGLQQALRRLDHDGVILGGIDTGAVVLAESGLLDGHRATVHWEALEAFKENYPSLQATQELFEIDRRRITCAGGTASIDLMLDLIAQAHGSELAVQVSEQFVLGRIRQRQDHQRMQIASRYGISNKKLVKVIGEMERNTEQPLNTQVLAEAVQVTRRQLERLFRVHLDDTPSGFYLRLRLDKARQLLRQTDMSVLEVGVACGFESASYFTRCYRARYHRCPREDRLARAV; encoded by the coding sequence GGGCCCGTCGTACCGCTGGCAGGTGCTGAGCCTGGATGGCGGGGCGGTGCAGGCCAGCAACGGCATGTCGGTGAACGCCGATGCGGCGTTGGCCGCGGGCGAGCCTGCGGGCATTTTGCTGATCGTGGCCGGTTTCGATCCCCTGGCCTGTTACGGGCCGGGCCTGCAGCAGGCGCTACGCCGCCTGGACCACGACGGGGTGATCCTGGGCGGTATCGATACTGGCGCCGTTGTACTGGCCGAGTCCGGCCTGCTCGACGGCCACCGCGCCACCGTGCACTGGGAGGCGCTGGAGGCGTTCAAGGAGAACTACCCGAGCCTGCAGGCGACCCAGGAGTTGTTCGAGATCGACCGCCGGCGTATCACCTGCGCTGGCGGTACGGCGTCCATTGACCTGATGCTCGACCTGATTGCACAGGCCCATGGCAGCGAGTTGGCGGTGCAGGTGTCGGAGCAATTCGTGCTCGGGCGTATCCGCCAGCGACAAGACCATCAGCGCATGCAGATCGCCAGCCGCTATGGCATCAGCAACAAGAAGCTGGTGAAGGTGATTGGCGAAATGGAGCGCAATACCGAGCAGCCACTCAATACCCAGGTGCTGGCAGAAGCGGTGCAGGTGACCCGGCGGCAGCTGGAACGGCTGTTTCGTGTGCACCTGGACGACACGCCCAGTGGTTTCTATTTGCGACTGCGGCTGGATAAGGCCAGGCAGTTGTTGCGCCAGACCGACATGAGTGTGCTGGAGGTGGGCGTGGCGTGTGGGTTTGAGTCGGCTTCGTATTTTACCCGCTGTTATAGGGCCCGGTATCATCGTTGCCCGCGGGAGGACAGGTTGGCCAGGGCGGTTTGA